In Deltaproteobacteria bacterium, a single genomic region encodes these proteins:
- a CDS encoding ATPase, T2SS/T4P/T4SS family, whose translation MPEPRPDAASQGAFSEKRLAELLVERNDVQQADLDNALRIQRSVGGRLDVLLLRTGTVSEDLLLQRLAELQGATYLRKAEDLPDSLEVHRFVSESPIKREWFLDNGVLMWRRDGRLFCIARDIRDHGVLATLSYFYPGEAVTFCLTAGHQIDRLLDAVDGGQAAERLRAGDSARQLAEVAEEAPVIEFVNNLLAQAVDLKASDIHIEPAEEQFAVRMRVDGVLQTRLVQPVERFPAIASRVKLISGLDIAERRLPQDGRISTRIAGQEMDIRVSTVPCAFGESVVLRMLAKERADLVLTNLGMETDHLALFRSWCQTSSGIVLVTGPTGSGKSTTLAAALTEIDDGVKKIITVEDPVEHQMPNITQIQTHAEIGYTFARALRAILRQDPDVIMIGEIRDLETAEIAVRAAMTGHLVLSTVHTNDALSSFTRLIDMGVEPFLVSGSVRGVQAQRLVRKACSGCSIHTAPPEGFRARLEHLPPHMLGDRWVAVAGCDACGGTGYSGRTGIYELVPVSGEIQERIVSGARLTELKTLALRQGHRTLLEDGLLKASHGCTTVEEVARLGIEE comes from the coding sequence ATGCCGGAACCAAGACCGGACGCCGCATCGCAGGGCGCGTTTTCCGAAAAGCGTCTTGCCGAGTTGCTCGTCGAAAGAAACGACGTCCAGCAGGCGGATCTGGACAATGCTCTCCGGATTCAGCGCTCCGTCGGCGGCCGTCTCGACGTGTTGCTGCTCCGGACCGGGACGGTCTCGGAAGACCTGCTGCTGCAACGGCTCGCCGAACTCCAGGGCGCGACCTACCTCCGCAAGGCCGAGGATCTGCCGGACAGCCTCGAGGTGCACCGGTTCGTTTCCGAGTCGCCGATCAAACGGGAGTGGTTTCTGGACAACGGCGTTCTGATGTGGCGCCGGGACGGCCGTCTCTTCTGCATCGCCCGGGATATCCGCGATCACGGAGTGCTCGCCACCCTTTCCTACTTCTATCCGGGCGAGGCTGTGACCTTCTGCCTCACCGCCGGCCACCAGATCGACCGTCTGCTCGATGCCGTTGACGGGGGGCAGGCGGCCGAGCGCCTTCGTGCCGGCGATAGCGCCAGACAACTCGCCGAAGTGGCCGAGGAGGCTCCGGTCATCGAATTCGTCAACAACCTGCTCGCACAGGCCGTGGACCTGAAGGCATCGGACATCCACATCGAACCGGCTGAAGAGCAGTTCGCGGTCCGGATGCGTGTCGACGGCGTGCTGCAAACCAGGTTGGTGCAGCCGGTGGAGCGCTTCCCGGCCATCGCATCCCGGGTCAAGCTTATATCCGGCCTCGACATCGCGGAACGGCGGTTGCCCCAGGACGGCCGGATCTCGACCCGGATCGCGGGACAGGAGATGGACATCCGGGTATCGACGGTGCCCTGCGCGTTCGGCGAATCGGTAGTGCTGCGGATGCTGGCGAAGGAGCGGGCGGACCTCGTTCTGACGAATCTGGGCATGGAAACCGACCATCTCGCCCTGTTTCGAAGCTGGTGCCAGACGAGCAGCGGTATCGTGCTGGTCACCGGGCCCACTGGGTCCGGCAAGTCCACCACGCTCGCCGCGGCGCTCACCGAGATCGACGACGGCGTCAAGAAGATCATTACGGTGGAAGATCCGGTCGAGCACCAGATGCCCAACATCACGCAGATCCAGACCCATGCGGAGATCGGCTATACGTTTGCCCGGGCGCTGCGCGCCATTCTGCGTCAGGACCCGGACGTCATCATGATCGGCGAGATACGTGATCTTGAGACCGCGGAGATCGCCGTGCGCGCGGCGATGACGGGGCACCTGGTGCTGTCGACGGTCCATACCAACGATGCGCTGTCGAGCTTTACCCGCCTCATCGACATGGGAGTGGAGCCGTTTCTGGTGTCGGGATCGGTCCGCGGGGTCCAGGCACAACGGCTGGTGCGCAAGGCATGCTCGGGTTGTTCGATCCACACCGCCCCCCCGGAGGGTTTCCGCGCGCGCCTCGAACACCTTCCGCCGCACATGCTCGGCGATCGGTGGGTGGCTGTCGCCGGTTGCGATGCTTGCGGGGGCACCGGCTACAGCGGCCGGACCGGCATCTACGAACTCGTTCCCGTGTCCGGCGAGATCCAGGAACGGATCGTATCCGGGGCAAGACTCACGGAGTTGAAGACACTGGCGCTTCGTCAGGGCCATCGCACTCTGTTGGAGGATGGCCTCCTGAAGGCGTCTCATGGGTGCACCACAGTGGAGGAGGTTGCGCGCCTGGGGATCGAGGAATGA
- a CDS encoding type II secretion system F family protein produces MREYEYEIIDRDDRVVKGRAKAASVNELVRGLNAEGHTVVEVKEPRAARPSPFRRRPGVQDRIVALHELATLLESGVSLGNAVQAQADGTRHPALTASFEAMAMALVRGESFLQALRAGHLSLPEYVYQLVEAGELNGQLATALRQAVEQMQYDQRVASEIRGALLYPAILVVSGCTAVLIVFVFVIPQFSGLLESGNELPLLAEAVLRAGLWFDANGWLLAGVSVIFAVAIAALSRSEGVRQQVRDTLSALPVLRDWFTEADTAKWASLMSAMLASRVGIMDALPLAAHSVRISRRRATLEQATGDVRGGASLSEALEKRRALTPTGYNLLRVGEQSGQLAEMLHALATLCDENGRRRMKRFLTLIEPLAVVLVGGFLGLIMIGVILAITSVNDVTF; encoded by the coding sequence ATGCGGGAGTACGAGTACGAGATCATCGATCGTGACGACCGGGTCGTGAAGGGACGCGCCAAGGCGGCCTCGGTGAACGAGCTTGTTCGCGGCTTGAATGCCGAGGGCCATACCGTCGTCGAGGTGAAGGAACCCCGGGCCGCGCGGCCGTCGCCGTTCCGCCGCCGGCCCGGCGTACAGGACCGCATAGTGGCGCTTCACGAGTTGGCGACGCTGCTCGAATCCGGAGTTTCTCTGGGCAACGCCGTACAGGCCCAGGCCGACGGCACCCGGCACCCGGCACTGACGGCTTCCTTCGAGGCGATGGCCATGGCGCTGGTGCGTGGAGAGAGCTTTCTCCAGGCCCTTCGCGCCGGGCACCTGTCCCTCCCCGAGTATGTCTACCAACTGGTTGAAGCCGGCGAATTGAACGGTCAGCTTGCCACCGCGCTCCGCCAGGCCGTCGAGCAGATGCAATACGATCAACGTGTGGCCTCGGAAATCCGGGGCGCGCTGCTCTATCCGGCAATCCTGGTCGTTTCCGGCTGCACCGCGGTCCTCATCGTCTTCGTGTTCGTCATCCCGCAGTTCTCCGGCCTGCTGGAGAGCGGCAACGAGTTGCCGCTGCTCGCGGAAGCCGTGTTGCGCGCCGGACTATGGTTCGACGCCAACGGCTGGCTGCTTGCCGGCGTATCTGTCATCTTCGCCGTCGCCATTGCCGCCCTCTCACGCAGTGAAGGGGTACGCCAACAGGTACGGGACACGTTGTCCGCCTTGCCGGTCCTCCGTGACTGGTTTACCGAAGCCGATACCGCCAAATGGGCCTCGCTCATGAGCGCCATGCTGGCGAGCCGCGTCGGCATCATGGACGCCCTCCCCCTCGCCGCGCACAGCGTCCGGATTTCCCGCCGCAGGGCGACGCTGGAACAAGCCACCGGCGATGTCCGCGGCGGAGCATCCCTGTCAGAGGCGCTTGAGAAGCGCCGCGCGCTCACCCCCACCGGCTACAACCTGCTCCGGGTCGGCGAGCAGTCGGGCCAGCTCGCCGAGATGCTGCACGCCCTCGCAACCCTCTGTGACGAGAACGGCCGGCGGCGCATGAAGCGATTCCTTACCCTGATCGAGCCGCTGGCGGTCGTGCTGGTCGGCGGCTTTCTCGGTCTAATCATGATCGGGGTCATCCTTGCCATCACTAGTGTGAATGATGTGACGTTCTGA
- a CDS encoding DUF1588 domain-containing protein, with protein MFPLLLGGAISVPAPVLSMMGPVGHGAAGEPGLVPAAMTAPITVPFFTQSTSTGSVSYLRIINHSTEAGTVSIVAYDDAGTRYGPATLEVDAGESVHFNAGDLEAGNADKGLGDKDQGFREGIGTGTGAWRLELTSTLEIEAFSYSRTEGGVVSGMQAVVPRTGSGHWIGLFNPASTIGRESRLRLVNRGAAPVAVTIEGVDDAGESGSGAVRLTLPAWGARIVTAEELESGEGEGFTGALGDGSGRWRLLVTAGGAIEVMHLLASTTSGEMTNLSAGPVSPVDGDDGATTIHKVGLFPAASEEGLEGVLRIVNRTRQAGRVSIEAIDDTGAKFGPVTVYLSALKGLVLTSGDLEEGNSSKGVFRGTGAGTGDWRLRLSTSLEIEVQSYVYPLGVQDGLLSAMHTLVSRGAKGHRVTLFDPGEVAGSSGSLRLINPSETEAAVTIRGVDGTGATPGGEVRLTLGAGESREVTVAELEEGTGTGLVGALGDGTGQWHLSIESNRRIGVMSLLSGPGGRLANLSSPPGGTMAAFQDAPAGSGDTATAAEVFGAHISEPVVHSRCIYCHVEEGRSGHTRLVFEESTTEDHEALNLAVFEHFLSVVEGGASRILNKIQGVSHGGGEQVPANSDDFAQMERFLAALEGPPELFSRHISERVVQSRCIYCHVMGGRSAHTRLVFQPETNPDHEALNLATFENFLAEVGGGASRILNKIQGVSHGGGEQVPADSDDFAQMERFLGRLDTGVVPAAITVDTLFDPVRMAPLRKTLRRAALIFAGRVPTEEEYASIYGGGGAFRAAIRNLMTGPEFHEFLIRGANDRLLTDRDDGNIIDHDQFVDFTREHYRRKKAAVASGDLSSFRSWYRNVEHGARRAPLELIAHVVESDLPYTEILTADYIMANPYAARAYGASTTFDDPDDPREFRPTKIVSYYRMGDDFEREHDRIVDATRIINPGSLRTDYPHAGILNTTMFLSRYPSTATNRNRARARWTYYHFLGLDVEKSASRTTDPVALADTNNPTLHNPACTVCHSVLDPVAGAFQDYGDDGFYKDQWGGMDSLHRLYKQDRGTPLNVEVESWQDRQTLTWPLLLAAGTHTVKVAFVNDFWDEATRQGGEIFIDRLVILDAQGRQVSSVEFEDVEPPVKADGGRCGRISRNPATGREDHFILTSSNRRCVWRIDVEVPTLDVYTVEVVAWSNGHREHYRPDGYARLAVSANGYEDGDTWYRDMRIPGFSAEQAPEGQDSLQWLAQQIVDDRRFAEATVRFWWPAIMGSELVEPPAEEGDADFKGKLLAANAQSAEVRRLAHGFQQGFHGGSAYNLKDLLVEIVLSKWFRADVLYDSDTVRRVALRYAGARRLLTPEELARKTTAQTGYQWDRWFNKTCRWDTCEPLPNRLTQRLRLLYGGIDSDGITERARNMTSVMAGVAKRYAVRTSCPVVMRELFLLPDGGRKLFTGVDRNVTPELDFRTSFEIEAEEDWEKLSVEGWLPQASRTVRLTFPNDWYGGRGMDRNVRLDRLDLQDAAGRVVVSYELESLEPLSDCNRPVHDHFALHCRGSLDVMIDIPRAGRYTIEVVARADQAGDELPRLEVAVLDAELSSAGALAIREKLVELHEKLLGVEVTLHSPDVDAAFNLFVEVMKRGQGLDEERFPWWRCGFDDMYYFDGIRDDIVVEGKHDDGRTFYDYDKERQDAFMSGVDFTDIHYGARTWVVVLAYLLTDYRYLML; from the coding sequence GTGTTTCCGCTGCTGCTTGGAGGCGCCATTTCGGTGCCAGCTCCGGTCCTATCGATGATGGGGCCGGTGGGCCACGGCGCGGCGGGCGAACCGGGGCTGGTCCCTGCGGCGATGACGGCGCCGATCACGGTTCCGTTCTTCACCCAATCCACCTCCACGGGTAGCGTCAGCTACCTGCGCATCATCAACCACTCAACAGAAGCAGGCACGGTCAGCATCGTGGCGTATGACGATGCAGGGACGAGGTACGGTCCCGCGACGCTGGAAGTGGACGCGGGCGAGTCGGTTCACTTCAATGCCGGGGACCTAGAGGCGGGGAATGCGGACAAGGGGCTGGGGGACAAGGACCAAGGTTTCAGGGAGGGAATCGGCACCGGCACGGGGGCGTGGCGGCTGGAGCTGACGAGCACTTTGGAGATCGAGGCATTTTCCTACAGCCGGACGGAGGGCGGGGTGGTGAGCGGCATGCAGGCGGTGGTGCCGCGGACGGGTTCTGGGCATTGGATCGGGCTCTTCAATCCGGCGAGCACGATAGGGCGGGAGAGCCGCTTGCGTTTGGTCAACCGTGGGGCGGCGCCTGTGGCGGTGACCATCGAGGGAGTGGATGACGCGGGCGAGTCAGGGTCCGGAGCAGTGCGTCTGACGTTGCCGGCATGGGGCGCACGGATCGTAACGGCGGAGGAGTTGGAGAGCGGTGAGGGCGAAGGGTTCACGGGAGCGTTGGGAGACGGGAGCGGGAGGTGGCGGCTGTTGGTGACGGCGGGCGGTGCGATCGAGGTGATGCACCTCTTGGCGAGCACAACGAGCGGAGAGATGACAAACCTGTCTGCGGGGCCGGTATCACCCGTGGACGGGGACGACGGGGCGACGACGATCCACAAGGTGGGGCTGTTTCCCGCGGCGTCGGAGGAGGGGTTGGAGGGAGTGCTGCGGATCGTGAACCGGACGCGGCAGGCGGGACGTGTGAGCATTGAGGCCATCGATGACACGGGAGCGAAGTTCGGTCCGGTGACGGTGTACCTGAGCGCTTTGAAAGGACTGGTTCTGACGTCTGGAGACCTGGAGGAAGGGAATTCGAGCAAGGGAGTGTTCAGGGGCACGGGAGCCGGGACGGGAGACTGGCGGCTGCGGCTGAGCACGAGTTTGGAGATCGAGGTGCAGTCCTATGTGTACCCGCTGGGTGTTCAGGACGGGCTGCTGTCGGCGATGCACACCCTGGTGTCGCGCGGGGCAAAGGGTCACCGGGTGACGCTGTTCGACCCGGGGGAGGTTGCGGGATCGAGCGGGAGTCTGCGGTTGATCAACCCGTCTGAAACGGAAGCGGCGGTGACGATCCGGGGAGTGGACGGCACGGGAGCGACACCGGGAGGAGAGGTGAGGCTTACGCTTGGGGCGGGCGAGTCGCGCGAGGTGACGGTGGCGGAGTTGGAGGAAGGGACTGGAACGGGGCTGGTGGGAGCGCTGGGGGACGGCACCGGTCAGTGGCACCTGTCGATAGAGTCAAACCGGCGGATTGGGGTGATGAGCTTGTTGTCAGGACCGGGGGGTCGGCTAGCTAACCTGTCCTCACCGCCGGGGGGAACCATGGCGGCGTTTCAGGATGCGCCTGCCGGGTCGGGGGACACGGCGACAGCGGCGGAGGTGTTCGGCGCACACATCTCCGAGCCGGTGGTGCACTCGCGCTGCATCTACTGTCACGTGGAAGAGGGGCGATCGGGCCACACTCGGCTGGTGTTCGAGGAGTCGACGACCGAGGATCACGAGGCGTTGAACCTGGCGGTCTTCGAGCACTTCCTGTCCGTAGTGGAGGGGGGAGCGTCGCGCATTCTGAACAAGATCCAGGGGGTATCGCACGGGGGTGGAGAGCAAGTGCCGGCGAACAGTGATGACTTCGCGCAGATGGAGCGGTTCCTGGCGGCACTGGAAGGGCCGCCGGAGCTGTTCAGCCGCCACATCTCGGAGCGTGTGGTGCAGTCGCGGTGCATCTACTGCCATGTCATGGGTGGCAGGTCAGCTCATACACGGCTAGTGTTCCAGCCGGAGACGAATCCGGACCACGAGGCGCTGAACTTGGCAACGTTCGAGAACTTCCTGGCGGAGGTGGGGGGTGGAGCATCCCGCATCCTGAACAAGATCCAGGGGGTCTCTCACGGGGGCGGGGAGCAGGTACCCGCGGACAGCGACGACTTTGCGCAGATGGAGCGGTTCCTCGGCCGGCTGGACACAGGGGTAGTGCCTGCGGCGATCACCGTAGATACGCTGTTCGACCCGGTACGGATGGCGCCGTTGCGGAAGACTTTGCGGCGGGCGGCGCTGATCTTCGCGGGGCGGGTGCCGACCGAAGAGGAGTACGCCTCGATCTACGGCGGCGGCGGGGCGTTTCGTGCTGCCATCCGCAACCTGATGACCGGGCCGGAGTTTCATGAGTTCCTGATCCGGGGGGCGAATGACCGGCTGCTGACCGATCGGGACGATGGCAATATCATCGACCACGACCAGTTTGTGGACTTCACTAGAGAGCACTATCGCCGGAAAAAGGCGGCCGTTGCCAGCGGGGACTTGAGCAGTTTCCGCTCTTGGTACCGCAACGTGGAACATGGTGCGCGCCGCGCACCCTTGGAGCTTATCGCACATGTGGTTGAGAGTGACTTGCCGTATACGGAAATCCTGACGGCCGACTACATCATGGCAAATCCATATGCAGCCAGGGCGTACGGGGCATCGACGACATTCGATGACCCTGACGATCCCCGTGAATTCAGACCGACAAAGATTGTCTCGTACTATCGAATGGGCGACGATTTCGAACGCGAACACGATCGCATCGTCGACGCCACCCGCATCATTAACCCTGGTTCTTTGCGTACGGACTATCCGCACGCGGGCATTCTAAACACGACCATGTTCCTCAGCCGCTACCCTTCCACGGCCACCAACCGCAATCGGGCACGGGCGCGCTGGACCTATTATCACTTCCTTGGCCTGGACGTCGAGAAGTCAGCGTCACGGACCACCGATCCCGTCGCGCTGGCAGACACCAATAACCCGACCCTGCATAATCCGGCCTGCACCGTCTGCCACAGCGTACTGGACCCGGTCGCTGGAGCGTTCCAGGACTACGGCGATGACGGATTCTACAAGGACCAGTGGGGTGGCATGGATTCGCTGCACCGGTTGTACAAGCAGGATCGTGGAACTCCACTGAATGTTGAAGTCGAATCCTGGCAAGATCGACAGACACTGACGTGGCCGCTGCTGCTGGCCGCGGGCACCCATACGGTGAAGGTGGCCTTCGTCAACGATTTCTGGGACGAAGCCACCCGTCAGGGCGGCGAAATATTCATCGACCGACTGGTGATCCTCGATGCTCAGGGTCGACAGGTAAGCAGCGTGGAGTTCGAGGACGTAGAACCGCCGGTCAAAGCCGATGGCGGCCGTTGCGGGCGCATTTCGCGTAACCCCGCCACCGGGCGCGAAGATCACTTTATTCTGACGAGTAGTAACCGGCGGTGTGTATGGCGTATCGATGTCGAGGTTCCGACCCTGGATGTCTATACGGTCGAGGTGGTTGCGTGGTCGAACGGGCATCGCGAGCACTACAGACCGGACGGCTATGCCAGGCTCGCCGTCAGTGCCAACGGCTATGAAGACGGCGACACTTGGTATCGCGACATGCGTATACCGGGCTTCAGTGCAGAACAGGCGCCCGAGGGCCAGGACAGTCTGCAGTGGCTGGCACAACAGATCGTCGACGACCGGCGCTTCGCCGAGGCGACGGTCAGGTTCTGGTGGCCGGCGATCATGGGGAGCGAGTTGGTGGAGCCGCCGGCGGAAGAAGGCGACGCGGATTTCAAGGGTAAACTGCTTGCCGCCAACGCACAGAGCGCGGAGGTGAGGCGGTTGGCGCATGGTTTCCAGCAGGGGTTTCATGGCGGGTCGGCGTACAACCTCAAGGATCTTCTGGTCGAAATCGTACTCTCGAAATGGTTTCGTGCAGATGTGCTGTATGATTCGGATACGGTACGCCGGGTAGCGCTCCGGTACGCCGGCGCGCGTCGGTTGCTGACACCGGAGGAACTGGCACGCAAGACCACAGCACAGACGGGCTACCAATGGGACCGGTGGTTCAACAAAACCTGTAGGTGGGACACTTGCGAGCCTTTGCCCAATCGTCTGACGCAACGTCTCAGGCTGCTGTACGGTGGAATCGACTCGGATGGTATTACAGAGCGTGCGCGGAACATGACGTCGGTGATGGCCGGGGTAGCCAAGCGGTACGCGGTGCGCACAAGTTGTCCGGTCGTCATGCGCGAGCTCTTTCTGTTGCCGGACGGAGGCCGGAAACTGTTCACGGGCGTCGACAGGAACGTGACGCCCGAACTGGACTTCCGCACCTCCTTCGAGATCGAGGCTGAAGAAGACTGGGAAAAGCTTTCTGTGGAGGGATGGTTACCCCAGGCTTCCAGAACGGTGCGATTGACGTTCCCTAACGACTGGTACGGCGGACGGGGCATGGACCGCAATGTTCGTCTTGACCGACTGGACCTTCAAGACGCTGCCGGCCGGGTTGTTGTCAGCTACGAGCTTGAGAGCCTGGAGCCGTTAAGTGATTGCAACCGTCCGGTGCACGATCACTTCGCATTGCACTGCCGTGGCTCATTGGACGTGATGATCGACATCCCGCGGGCAGGACGTTACACGATAGAGGTTGTCGCACGGGCCGACCAGGCCGGCGATGAGCTTCCGCGGCTGGAGGTTGCGGTTCTGGATGCAGAGCTTTCAAGTGCTGGCGCTCTCGCTATCAGGGAGAAGCTGGTCGAGTTGCACGAGAAACTCCTCGGCGTCGAGGTGACGCTCCATTCTCCGGACGTGGATGCCGC